One genomic region from Amphiprion ocellaris isolate individual 3 ecotype Okinawa chromosome 20, ASM2253959v1, whole genome shotgun sequence encodes:
- the mlh3 gene encoding DNA mismatch repair protein Mlh3 isoform X2, with protein MIKCLPLELQGKLRSGVAIPSLQQCVEELILNSIDAGATCVGVRMDMDAFKVQVIDNGAGMSAEDMECVGNRYYTSKCSSLNDLDNLRWYGFRGEALASVVSFATLVEISSRTRSSVKTHVKIFKDGKGLDVFEAETARPSAGTTVIICNFFHNMPVRRKRVDAVLEGERIRHRVEALSLMHPSVSFTLKNDSTGAMLVQLPKARNTYHRFVQIHGLMRAEKLGEISYTHKQFEVIGYLGREGHYNNSLQFLYVNDRLLLKTRIHKLLNFLLRRISSSSQKNDSSDVPSVIRSPKHKRSQELYGVYIINIKCSYSEYDICLEPAKTLIEFKDWGGILLCVEEAVKAFLSRENLVAVLSQDDLDDVSPNVFGTDGTDQEENSDKCDLGTTGTSSLDCSIGIKLASESVHRKCTDVGVCVDSICLESDLTECRADETDQLGQKRIPADELGIMHGKKCVNNECVEEPQCDLATLEPASHNNIKKEEKPVFSESGEGSKMLHMSDGLDGAVIEEKDIQSNSATSISNVYTLHSHIKQVQPDLNCTEPTVPDCHGQTLLSDRKICLSDPYIHESLHTQSLSKTNRPVFQIGDLPLKSEGRSLASKHKISLYAGQEGSSQKLCRDFAAIIPSKIPKIISCQKLSTCKESGSLDRFRRIYVRSDELKLPSAIEAHAQNNTRRTQTDSFVLNPKNILACQENWQEGDVTKTQEGEERQCSSQSPPILSAVSKLKPVSAENKGKKSLAAKLCHLKQHITNDSEVTLYMSRTTSEENIPLSSGSDGIQESNNENPCDPAPNLHLDTGCSTNPELDEKDEDITSNDWLHHYDTSVGKMVYVNRVTGLSRYEEPAVEETQVRCTSDVTNMAVSVISETDDLGESSNSLSSLYSKWNNPVFVRPPMVGVDISTGKADELAVKVHNILFPYRFSKAMIHSMKVIHQVDKKFLACLINTRDKEPGAPTETEGNLLVLVDQHAAHERVRLENLIADSYENNPDVQGEKRLCSSTILPPLEISMPEEDLRLLRSCQSHLRSLGLEVTFSQAADPQVFVGKVPLCFTEKESNELRRGRPSVIKPIVEEYLQEQIELLRSTGRVRGTLPLTVLKVLASLACHGAIKFNDTLSKDECCSLVASLSSCQLPFQCAHGRPSIAPLVDILHLDKDQKEFHKPNLQKLRRMYKAWELYGNR; from the exons ATGATTAAGTGTTTGCCCTTAGAGCTTCAGGGGAAACTTCGCTCCGGTGTTGCCATCCCCTCCCTTCAACAGTGTGTAGAGGAGCTCATTCTGAACAGCATCGATGCTGGAGCGACCTGTGTGGGAGTCAGGATGGACATGGACGCTTTTAAAGTTCAGGTGATCGACAACGGTGCTGGGATGAGCGCTGAAGATATGGAGTGTGTGGGAAATAGATACTACACAAGCAAATGTAGTTCTTTGAATGACCTGGACAACCTCAGATGGTACGGTTTCAGAGGAGAAGCCTTGGCAAGTGTGGTGTCTTTTGCCACTCTTGTTGAAATCTCATCACGGACCAGATCATCAGTGAAAACACATGTTAAAATATTCAAGGATGGCAAAGGATTAGATGTCTTTGAAGCAGAAACTGCTCGACCTTCTGCTGGAACAACTGTTATCATTTGTAACTTCTTTCACAACATGCCAGTCCGGAGGAAGAGGGTCGATGCTGTCCTGGAGGGTGAGAGGATCAGACACAGGGTGGAGGCTCTTTCTCTGATGCATCCCTCAGTATCATTCACCCTGAAGAATGACTCCACTGGAGCCATGTTGGTGCAGCTTCCTAAAGCTAGAAACACCTACCACAGGTTTGTTCAGATCCACGGCCTTATGCGAGCAGAGAAACTGGGAGAAATCAGCTACACACACAAGCAGTTTGAAGTGATCGGCTACCTCGGCAgagagggtcactacaataaCAGCTTGCAGTTCCTGTATGTAAATGACAGGCTGCTGTTGAAAACACGGATCCACAAGCTGCTGAACTTTCTCCTGCGCAGAATAAGCAGTTCAAGCCAGAAAAATGACAGTTCAGATGTGCCGTCTGTCATCAGGAGTCCAAAACACAAACGAAGCCAAGAGCTGTATGGGGTATACATCATCAATATTAAATGCTCTTACTCAGAGTATGATATTTGTCTTGAGCCTGCCAAAACTCTGATAGAGTTCAAAGATTGGGGTGGGATTTTGCTTTGTGTAGAAGAAGCAGTGAAAGCTTTCCTGAGCAGGGAAAACTTGGTGGCTGTCCTTTCTCAAGATGACTTGGATGATGTATCTCCTAATGTTTTTGGCACAGATGGAACAGATCAAGAAGAGAATAGCGACAAATGTGACTTAGGAACAACTGGTACTTCCTCACTGGATTGCAGCATTGGAATTAAACTGGCATCTGAATCTGTTCATCGCAAATGCACAGATGTCGGTGTATGTGTGGACAGTATTTGCCTGGAGTCTGACCTGACCGAGTGTAGAGCAGATGAAACTGATCAACTAGGGCAGAAAAGGATACCTGCAGATGAATTGGGCATAATGCATggtaaaaaatgtgtaaataatgaaTGTGTAGAGGAGCCACAATGTGATCTCGCTACACTAGAGCCTGCATCTCATAATAACATTAAGAaagaagagaaaccagtattcAGTGAATCTGGGGAAGGCTCTAAAATGTTACATATGTCAGATGGCCTAGATGGTGCAGTTATTGAAGAAAAGGACATTCAGTCAAACAGTGCTACCTCAATCAGCAATGTATATACACTACATAGTCATATTAAACAAGTTCAGCCTGATTTAAACTGTACTGAGCCAACAGTACCAGACTGCCATGGACAGACTCTATTAAGTGACAGaaaaatctgtctgtctgacccATACATTCACGAAAGTCTGCACACCCAGAGCCTATCCAAAACCAACAGGCCAGTATTTCAGATTGGAGATTTACCTTTGAAAAGTGAAGGAAGATCCTTggcatcaaaacacaaaatctcaCTCTATGCAGGCCAAGAAGGATCCTCTCAGAAGCTATGCAGAGACTTTGCTGCTATTATTCCatcaaaaatccccaaaataatTTCTTGTCAGAAGTTATCCACGTGTAAGGAGTCTGGCTCTCTAGACAGGTTCAGAAGAATATATGTTAGATCTGATGAACTGAAATTACCAAGCGCTATTGAGGCTCATGCACAGAACAACACCAGACGTACTCAGacagacagctttgttttgaatcctaaaaatatattaGCTTGTCAGGAAAATTGGCAAGAGGGCGATGTTACAAAGACacaagagggagaggagagacagtgcAGCTCCCAAAGCCCACCCATACTATCAGCTGTCTCTAAGCTAAAACCAGTCTCAGCTGAGAATAAAGGTAAAAAATCTTTGGCAGCTAAACTCTGCCATTTAAAGCAACACATCACAAACGATTCAGAAGTAACACTATACATGTCCAGGACTACCTCAGAGGAAAATATCCCTCTCAGTAGTGGTAGTGATGGTATCCAAGAGAGCAACAACGAGAATCCCTGTGATCCTGCACCAAATCTCCATCTGGACACAGGTTGCAGTACAAATCCTGAACTGGATGAAAAGGACGAGGATATAACATCAAATGACTGGCTTCATCACTACGATACATCTGTTGGAAAGATGGTTTACGTCAACAGAGTGACCGGGCTCAGCAGATATGAAGAACCAGCTGTAGAAGAAACACAAGTACGCTGTACATCTGATGTCACCAATATGGCAGTTAGTGTCATCTCTGAAACAG atgATCTTGGTGAAAGCTCCAACTCACTTTCTTCTTTGTACTCAAAATGGAATAACCCCGTGTTTGTACGCCCTCCTATG GTTGGTGTGGATATTTCCACTGGAAAAGCTGACGAACTGGCTGTAAAGGTTCACAACATCCTGTTTCCGTACCGTTTCTCTAAGGCCATGATTCACTCAATGAAG GTTATTCACCAAGTGGATAAGAAGTTTCTTGCATGCCTCATCAATACAAGAGATAAAGAGCCAGGGGCACCCACTGAAACTGAGG GAAACCTGTTGGTGCTGGTGGATCAACATGCTGCACATGAGAGAGTTCGACTTGAAAATTTAATTGCAG ATTCATATGAGAACAATCCAGATGTCCAAGGGGAGAAACGTCTGTGTTCGTCAACCATTTTGCCACCTCTTGAGATCAGTATGCCAGAAGAGGACTTAAGACTGCTTAG gtcttGTCAGTCACATTTGAGGAGTTTGGGACTGGAAGTAACTTTCTCACAGGCAGCAGATCCACAAGTGTTTGTAGGGAAGGTACCACTGTGCTTCACGGAAAAAGAGAGTAATGAGCTCCGACGAGGAAGACCATCTGTTATCAAGCCTATTGTTGAG GAGTATCTTCAAGAGCAGATTGAG ttaCTACGCTCAACAGGTAGAGTGAGAGGAACTTTGCCTCTCACTGTTCTAAAAGTGCTCGCCTCGCTAGCGTGCCACG GTGCCATCAAGTTCAATGACACTCTAAGCAAAGATGAATGCTGCAGCTTGGTAGCATCCTTGTCTTCCTGCCAGCTGCCTTTCCAGTGTGCTCATGGCCGTCCATCTATTGCTCCCCTTGTAGACATCCTTCATTTGGACAAAGACCAGAAG GAATTCCACAAACCAAACCTCCAAAAGCTGAGAAGAATGTACAAAGCATGGGAACTCTATGGAAATAGATAA
- the jdp2a gene encoding jun dimerization protein 2, producing MQRFPLFKIYSRPSAEQKKGHLLHLGSKSAVVTTETDTMPGQIPDPSVTAGSLPSLGPLAGISATTMTDKLKFGDLQEFGTMLSPLHFLDSLGKRPLVIKTEGDEEEERRKRRREKNKVAAARCRNKKKERTDYLQKESERLEMLNSDLKAQIEELKLERQQLILMLNRHRPTCIVRTDSVKTPESEVNPLLQQLEDK from the exons ATGCAACGatttccactttttaaaatctactCTCGACCCTCGGCTGAGCAGAAGAAAGGACATTTGTTGCACCTGGGATCAAAGTCAG CTGTGGTCACGACCGAGACTGACACGATGCCAGGACAAATCCCAGATCCCTCTGTGACTGCAGGCTCCCTGCCCAGTCTGGGCCCGCTGGCTGGGATCTCAGCCACCACGATGACTGACAAGCTCAAATTCGGCGACCTCCAGGAGTTTGGGACGATGCTGTCACCTCTGCACTTCCTGGACAGTCTGGGGAAGAGGCCCCTAGTCATCAAAACAGAG ggagatgaagaggaagagaggaggaaacgGAGgcgagagaaaaacaaagtggcTGCAGCTCGGTGtcgaaacaaaaagaaagagagaacagATTATCTACAAAAG GAATCAGAGCGACTAGAGATGCTAAACTCCGACCTTAAAGCCCAGATtgaggagctgaagctggagcGGCAGCAGCTGATCCTCATGCTGAACCGCCATCGCCCCACATGTATTGTCAGGACGGACAGTGTCAAAACTCCGGAGAGCGAGGTGAACCCTCtgttgcagcagctggaggacaaGTGA
- the fosaa gene encoding protein c-Fos isoform X2, which produces MTDPSLPPPPPPPQFRVMPRDLSAPTCAASPPHLHLPISPTCRTESPVGTLSLKTPEEASSPASSSESNAKEVCHDMSAQDTAFVPTVTAISSTPDFQWMVQPTIITSVSPSLGSKQANEPQSSHQATPKAGGNKGKNAVRKGKAEQLSPEEEEKKRIRRERNKMAAAKCRNRRRELTDTLQAETDKLEEEKAALETEIANLLKEKERLEFILTTHKPVCQMSEELESIFQEPTGSPELPPSPDEDRLPEDGIQEAPSLQDMDIPSDPSIAISGNSNILLCASAEINICDLEPSLDIKEDLLDNMLPSLEEKTPMETARSVPDIDLSSSLGVSDWETLYKSVSSDLEPLSTPVVTSTPTCSSYLSVFTFACPELDSLTEGLDSHKGAGSKSESVDILNSPTILAL; this is translated from the exons ATGACCgacccctctctccctcctcctcctcctcccccacagTTCCGGGTCATGCCACGTGACTTGTCCGCCCCCACATGTGCAGcctctcctcctcacctccatcTCCCAA TCTCTCCCACCTGCCGGACAGAGTCTCCTGTCGGGACACTGAGCCTGAAGACGCCAGAGGAGGCGAGCTCTCCTGCCTCCTCCTCAGAGAGCAATGCAAAG GAGGTCTGCCATGACATGAGCGCACAAGACACAGCGTTTGTTCCAACAGTTACAGCAATTTCCTCTACCCCAGATTTCCAGTGGATGGTCCAGCCTACAATTATTACATCTGTCTCCCCGTCTCTGGGTAGCAAGCAAGCCAATGAACCGCAAAGCTCTCACCAGGCAACACCCAAAGCAGGCGGGAATAAGGGAAAAAATGCTGTCAGGAAGGGGAAAGCGGAGCAG CTGTctccagaggaggaggagaagaaaaggatAAGAAGGGAGAGGAATAAAATGGCCGCAGCCAAGTGTCGCAACAGACGGAGGGAACTGACAGATACACTGCAAGCT GAGACAGACAagctggaggaggaaaaggCGGCACTGGAGACGGAAATAGCCAACCTCCTCAAAGAGAAAGAACGGCTTGAATTCATCCTCACTACGCATAAACCGGTGTGCCAGATGTCagaggagctggagtctatTTTCCAGGAGCCCACAGGGTCCCCGGAGCTGCCGCCCAGTCCGGACGAGGACAGACTTCCAGAGGATGGCATCCAGGAGGCTCCTTCGCTCCAGGACATGGACATCCCCAGTGATCCGTCCATAgccatctctgggaactccaaCATCTTGCTGTGTGCCAGCGCTGAAATCAACATCTGCGATCTCGAGCCCTCCCTGGACATTAAGGAGGACCTGCTGGACAATATGCTGCCCAGTTTGGAGGAGAAAACCCCCATGGAGACGGCTCGCTCGGTGCCAGACATCGATCTGAGCAGCTCTCTGGGGGTCTCGGACTGGGAGACCCTGTACAAGTCTGTTTCCAGCGACCTGGAGCCCCTCAGCACTCCCGTGGTGACCTCCACccccacctgcagcagctacctGTCCGTGTTCACGTTCGCATGTCCTGAGCTGGACTCGCTCACAGAGGGACTAGACAgccataaaggtgcaggaagCAAGAGTGAATCCGTCGACATCCTCAACTCTCCGACTATCTTAGCCTTATAA
- the fosaa gene encoding protein c-Fos isoform X1, producing MVQSWFIHKILAEHKRRGLHSSRPVTRYIPGEQTRAALPSGRPQSYLSLIRTGVCVCVCVFSPPCFLLVMYHNNLTPDMDPVSPTCRTESPVGTLSLKTPEEASSPASSSESNAKEVCHDMSAQDTAFVPTVTAISSTPDFQWMVQPTIITSVSPSLGSKQANEPQSSHQATPKAGGNKGKNAVRKGKAEQLSPEEEEKKRIRRERNKMAAAKCRNRRRELTDTLQAETDKLEEEKAALETEIANLLKEKERLEFILTTHKPVCQMSEELESIFQEPTGSPELPPSPDEDRLPEDGIQEAPSLQDMDIPSDPSIAISGNSNILLCASAEINICDLEPSLDIKEDLLDNMLPSLEEKTPMETARSVPDIDLSSSLGVSDWETLYKSVSSDLEPLSTPVVTSTPTCSSYLSVFTFACPELDSLTEGLDSHKGAGSKSESVDILNSPTILAL from the exons ATGGTACAGTCTTGGTTCATTCATAAAATTCTAGCAGAGCATAAAAGGAGGGGCTTGCATTCTAGTCGTCCAGTTACCAGGTATATACCTGGAGAACAGACCCGAGCCGCTCTGCCCAGCGGAAGGCCACAGTCATATTTGTCATTGATCAGgactggagtgtgtgtgtgtgtgtgtgttttttcccccccctGCTTCCTCTTGGTGATGTATCACAACAACCTGACGCCTGACATGGATCCAGTCTCTCCCACCTGCCGGACAGAGTCTCCTGTCGGGACACTGAGCCTGAAGACGCCAGAGGAGGCGAGCTCTCCTGCCTCCTCCTCAGAGAGCAATGCAAAG GAGGTCTGCCATGACATGAGCGCACAAGACACAGCGTTTGTTCCAACAGTTACAGCAATTTCCTCTACCCCAGATTTCCAGTGGATGGTCCAGCCTACAATTATTACATCTGTCTCCCCGTCTCTGGGTAGCAAGCAAGCCAATGAACCGCAAAGCTCTCACCAGGCAACACCCAAAGCAGGCGGGAATAAGGGAAAAAATGCTGTCAGGAAGGGGAAAGCGGAGCAG CTGTctccagaggaggaggagaagaaaaggatAAGAAGGGAGAGGAATAAAATGGCCGCAGCCAAGTGTCGCAACAGACGGAGGGAACTGACAGATACACTGCAAGCT GAGACAGACAagctggaggaggaaaaggCGGCACTGGAGACGGAAATAGCCAACCTCCTCAAAGAGAAAGAACGGCTTGAATTCATCCTCACTACGCATAAACCGGTGTGCCAGATGTCagaggagctggagtctatTTTCCAGGAGCCCACAGGGTCCCCGGAGCTGCCGCCCAGTCCGGACGAGGACAGACTTCCAGAGGATGGCATCCAGGAGGCTCCTTCGCTCCAGGACATGGACATCCCCAGTGATCCGTCCATAgccatctctgggaactccaaCATCTTGCTGTGTGCCAGCGCTGAAATCAACATCTGCGATCTCGAGCCCTCCCTGGACATTAAGGAGGACCTGCTGGACAATATGCTGCCCAGTTTGGAGGAGAAAACCCCCATGGAGACGGCTCGCTCGGTGCCAGACATCGATCTGAGCAGCTCTCTGGGGGTCTCGGACTGGGAGACCCTGTACAAGTCTGTTTCCAGCGACCTGGAGCCCCTCAGCACTCCCGTGGTGACCTCCACccccacctgcagcagctacctGTCCGTGTTCACGTTCGCATGTCCTGAGCTGGACTCGCTCACAGAGGGACTAGACAgccataaaggtgcaggaagCAAGAGTGAATCCGTCGACATCCTCAACTCTCCGACTATCTTAGCCTTATAA
- the mlh3 gene encoding DNA mismatch repair protein Mlh3 isoform X1, translating into MIKCLPLELQGKLRSGVAIPSLQQCVEELILNSIDAGATCVGVRMDMDAFKVQVIDNGAGMSAEDMECVGNRYYTSKCSSLNDLDNLRWYGFRGEALASVVSFATLVEISSRTRSSVKTHVKIFKDGKGLDVFEAETARPSAGTTVIICNFFHNMPVRRKRVDAVLEGERIRHRVEALSLMHPSVSFTLKNDSTGAMLVQLPKARNTYHRFVQIHGLMRAEKLGEISYTHKQFEVIGYLGREGHYNNSLQFLYVNDRLLLKTRIHKLLNFLLRRISSSSQKNDSSDVPSVIRSPKHKRSQELYGVYIINIKCSYSEYDICLEPAKTLIEFKDWGGILLCVEEAVKAFLSRENLVAVLSQDDLDDVSPNVFGTDGTDQEENSDKCDLGTTGTSSLDCSIGIKLASESVHRKCTDVGVCVDSICLESDLTECRADETDQLGQKRIPADELGIMHGKKCVNNECVEEPQCDLATLEPASHNNIKKEEKPVFSESGEGSKMLHMSDGLDGAVIEEKDIQSNSATSISNVYTLHSHIKQVQPDLNCTEPTVPDCHGQTLLSDRKICLSDPYIHESLHTQSLSKTNRPVFQIGDLPLKSEGRSLASKHKISLYAGQEGSSQKLCRDFAAIIPSKIPKIISCQKLSTCKESGSLDRFRRIYVRSDELKLPSAIEAHAQNNTRRTQTDSFVLNPKNILACQENWQEGDVTKTQEGEERQCSSQSPPILSAVSKLKPVSAENKGKKSLAAKLCHLKQHITNDSEVTLYMSRTTSEENIPLSSGSDGIQESNNENPCDPAPNLHLDTGCSTNPELDEKDEDITSNDWLHHYDTSVGKMVYVNRVTGLSRYEEPAVEETQVRCTSDVTNMAVSVISETGMEYRCYPFQVDLVLPFLPKSRPERVISSGLDYRDDLGESSNSLSSLYSKWNNPVFVRPPMVGVDISTGKADELAVKVHNILFPYRFSKAMIHSMKVIHQVDKKFLACLINTRDKEPGAPTETEGNLLVLVDQHAAHERVRLENLIADSYENNPDVQGEKRLCSSTILPPLEISMPEEDLRLLRSCQSHLRSLGLEVTFSQAADPQVFVGKVPLCFTEKESNELRRGRPSVIKPIVEEYLQEQIELLRSTGRVRGTLPLTVLKVLASLACHGAIKFNDTLSKDECCSLVASLSSCQLPFQCAHGRPSIAPLVDILHLDKDQKEFHKPNLQKLRRMYKAWELYGNR; encoded by the exons ATGATTAAGTGTTTGCCCTTAGAGCTTCAGGGGAAACTTCGCTCCGGTGTTGCCATCCCCTCCCTTCAACAGTGTGTAGAGGAGCTCATTCTGAACAGCATCGATGCTGGAGCGACCTGTGTGGGAGTCAGGATGGACATGGACGCTTTTAAAGTTCAGGTGATCGACAACGGTGCTGGGATGAGCGCTGAAGATATGGAGTGTGTGGGAAATAGATACTACACAAGCAAATGTAGTTCTTTGAATGACCTGGACAACCTCAGATGGTACGGTTTCAGAGGAGAAGCCTTGGCAAGTGTGGTGTCTTTTGCCACTCTTGTTGAAATCTCATCACGGACCAGATCATCAGTGAAAACACATGTTAAAATATTCAAGGATGGCAAAGGATTAGATGTCTTTGAAGCAGAAACTGCTCGACCTTCTGCTGGAACAACTGTTATCATTTGTAACTTCTTTCACAACATGCCAGTCCGGAGGAAGAGGGTCGATGCTGTCCTGGAGGGTGAGAGGATCAGACACAGGGTGGAGGCTCTTTCTCTGATGCATCCCTCAGTATCATTCACCCTGAAGAATGACTCCACTGGAGCCATGTTGGTGCAGCTTCCTAAAGCTAGAAACACCTACCACAGGTTTGTTCAGATCCACGGCCTTATGCGAGCAGAGAAACTGGGAGAAATCAGCTACACACACAAGCAGTTTGAAGTGATCGGCTACCTCGGCAgagagggtcactacaataaCAGCTTGCAGTTCCTGTATGTAAATGACAGGCTGCTGTTGAAAACACGGATCCACAAGCTGCTGAACTTTCTCCTGCGCAGAATAAGCAGTTCAAGCCAGAAAAATGACAGTTCAGATGTGCCGTCTGTCATCAGGAGTCCAAAACACAAACGAAGCCAAGAGCTGTATGGGGTATACATCATCAATATTAAATGCTCTTACTCAGAGTATGATATTTGTCTTGAGCCTGCCAAAACTCTGATAGAGTTCAAAGATTGGGGTGGGATTTTGCTTTGTGTAGAAGAAGCAGTGAAAGCTTTCCTGAGCAGGGAAAACTTGGTGGCTGTCCTTTCTCAAGATGACTTGGATGATGTATCTCCTAATGTTTTTGGCACAGATGGAACAGATCAAGAAGAGAATAGCGACAAATGTGACTTAGGAACAACTGGTACTTCCTCACTGGATTGCAGCATTGGAATTAAACTGGCATCTGAATCTGTTCATCGCAAATGCACAGATGTCGGTGTATGTGTGGACAGTATTTGCCTGGAGTCTGACCTGACCGAGTGTAGAGCAGATGAAACTGATCAACTAGGGCAGAAAAGGATACCTGCAGATGAATTGGGCATAATGCATggtaaaaaatgtgtaaataatgaaTGTGTAGAGGAGCCACAATGTGATCTCGCTACACTAGAGCCTGCATCTCATAATAACATTAAGAaagaagagaaaccagtattcAGTGAATCTGGGGAAGGCTCTAAAATGTTACATATGTCAGATGGCCTAGATGGTGCAGTTATTGAAGAAAAGGACATTCAGTCAAACAGTGCTACCTCAATCAGCAATGTATATACACTACATAGTCATATTAAACAAGTTCAGCCTGATTTAAACTGTACTGAGCCAACAGTACCAGACTGCCATGGACAGACTCTATTAAGTGACAGaaaaatctgtctgtctgacccATACATTCACGAAAGTCTGCACACCCAGAGCCTATCCAAAACCAACAGGCCAGTATTTCAGATTGGAGATTTACCTTTGAAAAGTGAAGGAAGATCCTTggcatcaaaacacaaaatctcaCTCTATGCAGGCCAAGAAGGATCCTCTCAGAAGCTATGCAGAGACTTTGCTGCTATTATTCCatcaaaaatccccaaaataatTTCTTGTCAGAAGTTATCCACGTGTAAGGAGTCTGGCTCTCTAGACAGGTTCAGAAGAATATATGTTAGATCTGATGAACTGAAATTACCAAGCGCTATTGAGGCTCATGCACAGAACAACACCAGACGTACTCAGacagacagctttgttttgaatcctaaaaatatattaGCTTGTCAGGAAAATTGGCAAGAGGGCGATGTTACAAAGACacaagagggagaggagagacagtgcAGCTCCCAAAGCCCACCCATACTATCAGCTGTCTCTAAGCTAAAACCAGTCTCAGCTGAGAATAAAGGTAAAAAATCTTTGGCAGCTAAACTCTGCCATTTAAAGCAACACATCACAAACGATTCAGAAGTAACACTATACATGTCCAGGACTACCTCAGAGGAAAATATCCCTCTCAGTAGTGGTAGTGATGGTATCCAAGAGAGCAACAACGAGAATCCCTGTGATCCTGCACCAAATCTCCATCTGGACACAGGTTGCAGTACAAATCCTGAACTGGATGAAAAGGACGAGGATATAACATCAAATGACTGGCTTCATCACTACGATACATCTGTTGGAAAGATGGTTTACGTCAACAGAGTGACCGGGCTCAGCAGATATGAAGAACCAGCTGTAGAAGAAACACAAGTACGCTGTACATCTGATGTCACCAATATGGCAGTTAGTGTCATCTCTGAAACAG GGATGGAATACAGGTGTTACCCATTTCAGGTGGATCTAGTGTTGCCTTTCCTTCCTAAATCCAGGCCAGAAAGAGTGATTAGCTCAGGGCTTGATTATAGAG atgATCTTGGTGAAAGCTCCAACTCACTTTCTTCTTTGTACTCAAAATGGAATAACCCCGTGTTTGTACGCCCTCCTATG GTTGGTGTGGATATTTCCACTGGAAAAGCTGACGAACTGGCTGTAAAGGTTCACAACATCCTGTTTCCGTACCGTTTCTCTAAGGCCATGATTCACTCAATGAAG GTTATTCACCAAGTGGATAAGAAGTTTCTTGCATGCCTCATCAATACAAGAGATAAAGAGCCAGGGGCACCCACTGAAACTGAGG GAAACCTGTTGGTGCTGGTGGATCAACATGCTGCACATGAGAGAGTTCGACTTGAAAATTTAATTGCAG ATTCATATGAGAACAATCCAGATGTCCAAGGGGAGAAACGTCTGTGTTCGTCAACCATTTTGCCACCTCTTGAGATCAGTATGCCAGAAGAGGACTTAAGACTGCTTAG gtcttGTCAGTCACATTTGAGGAGTTTGGGACTGGAAGTAACTTTCTCACAGGCAGCAGATCCACAAGTGTTTGTAGGGAAGGTACCACTGTGCTTCACGGAAAAAGAGAGTAATGAGCTCCGACGAGGAAGACCATCTGTTATCAAGCCTATTGTTGAG GAGTATCTTCAAGAGCAGATTGAG ttaCTACGCTCAACAGGTAGAGTGAGAGGAACTTTGCCTCTCACTGTTCTAAAAGTGCTCGCCTCGCTAGCGTGCCACG GTGCCATCAAGTTCAATGACACTCTAAGCAAAGATGAATGCTGCAGCTTGGTAGCATCCTTGTCTTCCTGCCAGCTGCCTTTCCAGTGTGCTCATGGCCGTCCATCTATTGCTCCCCTTGTAGACATCCTTCATTTGGACAAAGACCAGAAG GAATTCCACAAACCAAACCTCCAAAAGCTGAGAAGAATGTACAAAGCATGGGAACTCTATGGAAATAGATAA